Proteins found in one Thermoplasmata archaeon genomic segment:
- the tuf gene encoding translation elongation factor EF-1 subunit alpha, protein MAEKEHMNLVIIGHVDHGKSTLTGRILLETGAIDPHLVEKYKKEAEEKGKGSFYFAWVMDGLKEERERGVTIDVAHKKFYTDKYYFTVIDAPGHRDFVKNMITGTSQADAAIITCSAIEGPQAQTKEHVFLATTLGVRQIIVAINKMDAVKYDEAKYNEAKEAMTKLMKMVGVKTDEVPFIPVSAYEGDNIKVASPNTPWYKGPTLIAALDNLKVPEKHTEKPLRLPVQDVYTITGIGTVPVGRVETGVLKPNMDVIFNPSNVKGKVKTIEMHHEQLPQALPGDNVGFNVGGVAKNDIKRGDVAGPLDNPPSVAKTFTAQIVVLNHPSVITVGYTPVFHCHTTQTACRFVELIKTIDPKSGQAKQEHPDFLKTGDIAVVKVEPTKPMVVETAKDFPPLGRFAIRDMGQTVAAGMCIEVQKA, encoded by the coding sequence ATGGCAGAGAAAGAACACATGAATCTGGTCATCATCGGACACGTCGACCACGGAAAATCCACCCTCACAGGAAGGATCCTGCTCGAGACCGGTGCAATCGACCCCCACCTTGTGGAGAAGTACAAGAAAGAGGCAGAAGAGAAGGGAAAGGGATCTTTCTACTTCGCATGGGTCATGGATGGACTCAAGGAAGAGAGGGAGAGAGGAGTTACTATCGATGTTGCTCACAAGAAGTTCTACACCGACAAGTACTACTTCACCGTCATCGACGCCCCTGGACACCGCGACTTCGTCAAGAACATGATCACTGGAACATCCCAGGCAGATGCAGCAATCATCACCTGTTCCGCTATCGAGGGACCCCAGGCTCAGACAAAGGAGCACGTCTTCCTCGCAACCACACTCGGTGTCAGGCAGATCATCGTCGCCATCAACAAGATGGATGCAGTCAAGTACGATGAGGCCAAGTACAACGAGGCCAAAGAGGCAATGACCAAGCTGATGAAGATGGTCGGAGTCAAGACCGATGAAGTTCCCTTCATCCCCGTCTCCGCATACGAGGGAGACAACATCAAAGTTGCATCCCCCAACACCCCCTGGTACAAGGGACCCACACTCATCGCAGCTCTCGACAACCTCAAGGTTCCCGAGAAGCACACCGAGAAGCCCCTCAGGCTTCCCGTTCAGGATGTCTACACCATCACCGGTATCGGAACCGTCCCTGTCGGACGTGTCGAGACTGGTGTCCTGAAGCCCAACATGGATGTCATCTTCAACCCTTCCAACGTCAAGGGTAAGGTCAAGACCATCGAGATGCACCACGAGCAGCTGCCCCAGGCACTTCCCGGAGACAACGTTGGATTCAACGTCGGTGGAGTCGCAAAGAACGACATCAAGAGGGGAGACGTCGCAGGACCTCTCGACAACCCTCCGTCTGTTGCTAAGACATTCACAGCACAGATCGTCGTCCTCAACCACCCCTCCGTCATCACAGTCGGATACACCCCTGTATTCCACTGCCACACCACCCAGACCGCATGCAGGTTCGTTGAGCTCATCAAGACCATCGACCCCAAGTCTGGACAGGCAAAGCAGGAGCACCCTGACTTCCTGAAGACCGGAGACATCGCAGTCGTCAAGGTCGAGCCCACAAAGCCCATGGTCGTCGAGACCGCAAAGGACTTCCCGCCACTCGGAAGGTTCGCTATCCGTGACATGGGACAGACTGTCGCTGCCGGAATGTGCATTGAAGTCCAAAAGGCTTGA
- a CDS encoding tyrosine-protein phosphatase has product MEKNQKIVVIIAAVAIAAIVACAAIYANNGDDKPTIDAAVTSIGSYENLYLDISIKDFKKIGATIGDDIRVECGDESFTAILCYDFNGIPSYEAFITFTEGQCCLGYFNCYTLESTDIDVGDVITLSREGRNPYVDKMPNYINGYSEILDDYDSIEDFCNFRALSGGNLVSDSIYRSASPWSSGARTAYTDDLYRTYEIDYLMCLNMDDERAKHFAEGSPDAYVSQMYNEGKVLCRELHPSTHSYPEECKFFIESFLEAEGKIGIFCSLGKDRTGVYCGILEGLAGATYDEVRDDFMLTICNYYGVERGSDEYYVVAEILIDRILYLFEHTEYAAHPEKVDWSKVEYVKYNPEEVFTKYLVDFVGMENETVQKVKDKLTGNI; this is encoded by the coding sequence ATGGAGAAAAACCAGAAGATTGTGGTCATTATTGCCGCTGTTGCCATAGCGGCGATCGTTGCTTGCGCAGCGATTTATGCGAACAATGGAGATGACAAACCCACAATCGACGCCGCAGTCACCAGCATCGGATCCTATGAGAACCTGTATTTGGACATATCAATAAAGGATTTCAAGAAGATCGGGGCCACGATAGGTGACGATATCAGAGTGGAGTGCGGAGATGAATCGTTCACCGCCATCCTGTGCTATGATTTCAACGGCATTCCGAGTTATGAGGCCTTCATAACATTTACCGAAGGCCAATGCTGTCTTGGATACTTCAATTGCTATACTTTGGAATCCACTGATATCGATGTCGGCGATGTGATAACCCTATCCCGCGAAGGGAGGAATCCCTATGTAGACAAGATGCCGAACTACATCAATGGCTACAGCGAAATCCTCGATGACTATGATTCGATAGAGGATTTCTGCAACTTCCGTGCGTTGAGCGGCGGCAATTTGGTATCCGACAGCATATACCGTTCCGCCTCGCCTTGGTCCTCAGGTGCTCGCACCGCTTATACTGATGATCTTTACAGAACCTACGAAATAGATTACTTGATGTGCCTCAACATGGACGACGAGAGGGCAAAGCACTTCGCAGAGGGCTCCCCTGACGCCTATGTCAGCCAAATGTACAATGAGGGAAAAGTCCTTTGCCGGGAGCTCCATCCTTCCACACATTCATATCCTGAGGAATGCAAATTCTTTATCGAATCGTTCCTGGAAGCAGAAGGCAAGATCGGCATCTTCTGTTCGCTAGGCAAGGACCGCACAGGAGTGTACTGTGGGATCTTGGAAGGTCTCGCAGGTGCGACCTACGATGAGGTCAGAGACGACTTCATGCTTACAATTTGCAACTATTACGGCGTCGAGAGAGGCAGCGATGAATACTATGTCGTCGCCGAAATCCTGATTGACCGTATCCTCTATCTCTTTGAACATACCGAATATGCTGCTCATCCGGAGAAGGTCGATTGGAGCAAGGTAGAATATGTGAAATACAATCCCGAAGAGGTCTTCACGAAATATCTCGTCGATTTCGTAGGGATGGAAAATGAAACCGTCCAAAAGGTAAAGGACAAACTGACCGGCAATATCTGA
- a CDS encoding winged helix-turn-helix domain-containing protein — translation MATRQEQILIHLYGQLGFGNTYEMPYETTQDGIAEAIGISRSHVAVEIKKLEEKGFVYHLQRHVTASPKRAYAQRMCYRLNALGILTVKDMLASGEVA, via the coding sequence ATGGCGACCAGACAGGAACAGATCCTGATCCATCTGTACGGACAGCTGGGATTCGGGAACACCTACGAGATGCCTTATGAGACCACTCAGGACGGCATCGCGGAAGCGATCGGGATCTCCAGGAGCCATGTGGCCGTCGAGATCAAGAAGCTGGAGGAGAAGGGATTCGTGTACCACCTCCAGAGGCATGTGACTGCCAGCCCTAAAAGGGCATACGCACAAAGGATGTGCTACAGGCTGAACGCCTTAGGGATCCTGACCGTGAAGGACATGCTCGCAAGCGGGGAGGTGGCCTGA
- a CDS encoding 30S ribosomal protein S12: protein MGNGLYTARKMKTDRQKFRWLDRGYKKRVLKLREKSDPLEGSAQGRGIVLEKVGIEAKQPNSAIRKCVKVQLIKNGRQITAFAVGDGAINFIDEHDEVMIEGIGGRMGRSYGDIPGVRYKVIKVNNVSLDEMVRGRIDKPVR from the coding sequence ATGGGAAATGGTTTGTATACCGCAAGAAAAATGAAGACGGACCGTCAGAAGTTCCGCTGGCTTGACAGGGGATACAAGAAGAGGGTCCTCAAGCTCAGGGAGAAATCCGATCCTCTCGAGGGATCCGCCCAGGGCCGTGGAATCGTACTGGAGAAAGTCGGAATCGAGGCTAAGCAGCCCAACTCCGCTATCCGTAAGTGCGTGAAAGTCCAGCTTATCAAGAACGGACGTCAGATCACAGCATTCGCTGTAGGAGACGGAGCTATCAACTTCATCGATGAGCACGACGAGGTTATGATCGAAGGTATCGGAGGAAGGATGGGTAGGTCCTACGGAGATATCCCCGGAGTCCGTTACAAAGTCATCAAAGTGAACAACGTCTCCCTTGACGAAATGGTCAGGGGAAGGATTGACAAGCCTGTTAGGTGA
- a CDS encoding tRNA (N(6)-L-threonylcarbamoyladenosine(37)-C(2))-methylthiotransferase, with amino-acid sequence MKYYVESYGCTMNYGEGRKLSRDMASMGYSETSSAEDADIVILNTCTVVETTEKKMLSRISDLKKMKKEVIVTGCMAKVQPKRIEIRLPESIVLAPSDYHMFAKEVAERYGVAGPAIPIKEGTDAILPIAQGCLGNCTYCITKFARGKLQSYPAESLVEDFNRFVDTGAKEILITAQDTACYGADIHTDLPSLMRSMLRKEGEYRMRIGMMNPNHLKKIVDGLISVMDDQRVYRFLHIPVQSGSDKILGDMRRGYTAEQFMELVDTLRASIPEISIATDIITGFPGESDEDHEMTKQLIRDLHADTLNITRFSARPGTEAAGMGQLHGRILKERSTELTELKNQVEYDVNKRLVGQRFTALATEVGKEGTIVRTNYYRPVVIREEIPLGTFLDVEITDCRSTYLFGKKL; translated from the coding sequence ATGAAGTACTACGTCGAGTCGTACGGCTGTACGATGAATTACGGGGAAGGGCGCAAGCTCTCCCGCGACATGGCTTCGATGGGTTATTCGGAGACATCCAGTGCAGAAGATGCGGACATCGTTATCCTCAACACCTGCACTGTGGTCGAGACCACTGAGAAGAAGATGCTCTCCAGGATATCTGACCTCAAAAAGATGAAGAAGGAGGTCATCGTCACAGGATGTATGGCGAAGGTGCAGCCCAAGAGGATAGAGATCCGTCTTCCGGAGTCCATAGTGCTCGCACCGTCAGATTATCACATGTTCGCCAAGGAGGTCGCGGAACGCTACGGTGTAGCTGGTCCGGCCATTCCGATAAAAGAAGGTACGGACGCAATCCTACCCATAGCACAGGGATGCCTCGGGAACTGCACGTACTGCATAACCAAATTCGCACGCGGAAAACTACAGAGCTATCCTGCCGAATCCCTTGTCGAAGACTTCAACAGATTCGTCGACACAGGAGCTAAGGAGATCCTCATAACCGCCCAGGACACAGCCTGTTACGGTGCAGATATCCACACGGACCTCCCGTCTTTGATGAGATCGATGCTACGTAAGGAAGGGGAATACAGGATGAGGATAGGTATGATGAACCCCAACCACCTCAAGAAGATCGTCGACGGCCTGATATCGGTCATGGATGACCAGAGGGTCTACAGATTCCTTCACATTCCTGTTCAGAGCGGCAGCGACAAGATCCTCGGAGATATGCGCCGCGGATACACCGCTGAACAGTTCATGGAGCTGGTGGATACGCTCCGCGCCAGCATACCTGAGATAAGCATCGCGACAGACATCATCACAGGATTCCCCGGAGAGTCCGACGAGGATCACGAGATGACCAAACAGCTCATCAGAGACCTGCATGCGGATACCCTAAACATAACGAGATTCTCGGCCAGGCCCGGAACGGAAGCTGCAGGTATGGGGCAGCTCCACGGACGTATCCTGAAAGAGAGATCCACAGAGCTGACCGAACTCAAGAATCAGGTCGAATACGATGTGAACAAGAGACTCGTAGGACAGAGATTCACGGCATTAGCGACCGAAGTCGGAAAGGAAGGGACCATCGTCCGTACGAACTATTACAGACCCGTGGTCATCAGAGAGGAGATCCCCTTGGGGACATTCCTTGATGTGGAGATAACCGACTGCAGGTCGACATATCTTTTCGGGAAAAAATTGTAA
- a CDS encoding site-specific integrase, which produces MKDTGPLARKKQIGGKIGMGKYPFKDFAEEYLQKAKTSFTDETYRNRERRYRRMNAFVVDLRERKLISTSSPKQFTEKDIEVILREDSQHHSPADMAHEINALNKLCKFCGNYVVEPCLDRNPELRPKNKSGKRKSSMSDETYQAILQRGLTVDPADFNRVRAYALVLLCIDTGTRNKEIRLAEVSDIDTRAWTFDIVHVKGEASYGEERIVPIREEIRPVVKRYLEARTKWIFDNHCPSKALFPSNSKQSKDGFMCGNSLRRMKEIVEQDLQIRFELRECRRTFGQRYIDQNLELTSVSVLMGHASTRTTEKYYGRQKNIMAIEKARRTWSSGSDETPSENPLPPSGEGSYDNERTMGQL; this is translated from the coding sequence GTGAAGGATACCGGACCCCTCGCAAGGAAGAAACAAATAGGAGGCAAGATAGGAATGGGAAAGTATCCGTTCAAGGACTTCGCGGAAGAGTATCTGCAGAAGGCGAAGACGTCGTTCACCGACGAGACCTACAGGAACCGCGAGAGGAGATACCGCAGGATGAACGCGTTCGTCGTGGACCTCAGGGAGAGGAAGCTCATATCGACATCCTCACCCAAGCAGTTCACGGAGAAGGACATCGAGGTCATCCTCAGGGAGGACTCTCAGCATCACAGCCCCGCCGACATGGCGCATGAGATCAACGCTCTGAACAAGCTGTGCAAGTTCTGCGGCAACTACGTCGTGGAGCCGTGTCTGGATCGCAACCCGGAGCTCAGACCGAAGAATAAGAGCGGCAAGCGCAAGTCCTCTATGTCCGACGAGACCTACCAGGCGATTCTCCAGAGGGGACTGACCGTGGATCCCGCGGACTTCAACCGCGTAAGGGCTTACGCATTGGTGCTCCTGTGCATAGACACCGGCACCAGGAACAAGGAGATCCGTCTGGCTGAGGTCAGCGATATCGATACCCGGGCATGGACCTTCGACATCGTGCATGTCAAGGGAGAGGCATCCTATGGGGAGGAGCGCATCGTTCCGATCCGCGAGGAGATCAGGCCCGTGGTCAAGAGATATCTCGAGGCCCGCACCAAGTGGATCTTCGACAACCACTGCCCCTCCAAGGCCCTGTTCCCGTCCAACTCCAAGCAGAGCAAGGACGGCTTCATGTGCGGTAACTCGCTGCGCAGGATGAAGGAGATCGTCGAGCAGGATCTACAGATCCGCTTCGAGCTCCGCGAATGCCGCAGGACCTTCGGGCAGAGATACATCGACCAGAACCTCGAACTGACCTCCGTAAGCGTTCTCATGGGCCACGCATCGACGAGGACCACCGAGAAGTACTACGGCAGGCAGAAGAACATCATGGCGATTGAGAAGGCCCGCAGGACATGGTCTTCCGGCTCTGATGAAACCCCTTCCGAAAACCCCCTTCCCCCCTCCGGAGAGGGGAGTTACGACAACGAGCGGACAATGGGCCAACTGTGA
- a CDS encoding site-specific integrase produces MVKPEDRKTRDYNLIDYSEDSNNQMPEDFDNSVPYIDINQKTSKRKTIPGLDTDQVSYSPSKTERRGSGGRATMKTYAAQFMRSMDRKYMEGTKDGIWRRYKRMDKDIDYLFRLGKLSTISPAKFTPEDVHNFISYRMSLEVSDSEMAHELAALSNIFSFIRNDAFNVAMVEYPYLKVSVSHKRLPSLYEEEVAAIIAKANEVKDDDWQGMVRYATVVFAICSGLRSKELRFCNINDVHIKDDVWTVEVLHPKGEGKYGEQREAPIHPDAYPFLTRYFVARAQHVNAIGASTRALFLGSVATDGYLATNTVRLYAQKVSDETGIDVDLRKCRRTYGQRLVDAKVPISVVSVAMGHNSTRTTELHYARVKHAVAVEEITKVFNNLEKAPKEDFDSQMPTGFKISRSSPSETP; encoded by the coding sequence ATGGTCAAACCTGAAGATAGGAAGACAAGGGATTACAACCTAATCGACTACAGCGAAGACAGCAACAATCAGATGCCCGAAGATTTCGACAACAGCGTACCATACATAGACATCAATCAGAAGACATCTAAGAGAAAGACTATTCCGGGACTCGACACGGATCAGGTGTCGTATTCCCCGAGCAAGACGGAACGTCGCGGTTCCGGAGGAAGAGCGACGATGAAGACGTACGCGGCTCAGTTCATGCGTTCCATGGACCGCAAGTACATGGAGGGCACGAAGGACGGTATATGGAGGAGATACAAGAGGATGGACAAGGACATCGATTACCTGTTCAGGCTCGGGAAGCTCTCCACCATCTCGCCCGCGAAGTTCACCCCGGAGGATGTGCATAACTTCATATCCTACAGGATGAGCCTCGAAGTCTCCGACTCCGAGATGGCACACGAGCTCGCAGCATTGTCCAACATCTTCTCTTTCATAAGGAACGATGCATTCAATGTGGCGATGGTCGAGTACCCTTATCTCAAGGTCTCCGTCAGCCACAAGAGGCTTCCGTCCCTCTACGAGGAGGAGGTGGCCGCCATCATCGCCAAGGCGAACGAGGTGAAGGATGACGACTGGCAGGGCATGGTAAGATATGCGACCGTCGTCTTTGCGATCTGCTCCGGACTCAGGTCCAAGGAGCTCAGGTTCTGCAACATCAACGACGTGCATATCAAGGATGATGTCTGGACAGTTGAGGTTCTCCACCCCAAGGGCGAAGGCAAGTACGGGGAGCAGAGAGAGGCGCCCATCCACCCGGATGCGTACCCCTTCCTCACCAGGTACTTCGTCGCGAGGGCACAGCACGTCAACGCCATCGGCGCATCCACAAGGGCACTGTTCCTCGGAAGCGTCGCAACAGACGGATACCTTGCCACCAACACCGTCAGGCTCTACGCTCAGAAGGTATCGGACGAGACAGGCATCGATGTGGATCTCCGCAAGTGCAGACGCACCTACGGTCAGAGGCTCGTCGACGCCAAGGTCCCGATCTCAGTCGTGAGCGTGGCGATGGGCCACAATTCGACCAGGACCACCGAGCTGCATTACGCGCGTGTCAAGCACGCCGTTGCTGTGGAGGAGATCACGAAGGTGTTCAACAACCTCGAGAAAGCTCCGAAGGAGGATTTCGATTCGCAGATGCCGACTGGATTCAAGATCAGCCGCTCTTCGCCATCGGAGACACCATGA
- a CDS encoding 30S ribosomal protein S7, protein MADEIVTQKALMFGKYDSSEVVVNDGGLAKYIDLTPTNVPHSGGKHANRWFGKSKLSIVERLINNIMRTEKYTGKKMKAYKAVSQAFDIIARKTKKNPIQVLVEALENAAPREEVTRLQFGGISVPKAVDVSPQRRLDIALRNLSTGVVSASSKNKKPIYECLADEIILASKGDMTSFSVAKKEEIERVAQSAR, encoded by the coding sequence ATGGCAGACGAGATTGTTACACAGAAAGCCCTCATGTTCGGAAAGTACGACTCCTCTGAGGTTGTCGTCAACGACGGTGGACTTGCAAAATACATCGATCTGACACCCACCAACGTGCCCCACTCCGGTGGAAAGCACGCAAACAGGTGGTTCGGAAAGTCTAAGCTGAGCATCGTCGAGAGGCTCATCAACAACATCATGAGGACCGAGAAGTACACCGGAAAGAAGATGAAAGCGTACAAGGCGGTCTCTCAGGCCTTCGACATCATCGCTCGCAAGACCAAGAAGAACCCCATCCAGGTTCTCGTAGAGGCCCTTGAGAACGCAGCACCCCGTGAGGAAGTCACCAGGCTGCAGTTCGGAGGAATCTCCGTCCCCAAGGCAGTGGATGTCTCTCCCCAGAGGAGGCTCGATATCGCTCTCCGTAACCTGAGCACAGGTGTCGTCAGCGCATCATCCAAGAACAAGAAGCCTATCTACGAGTGCCTCGCAGACGAGATCATTCTCGCCTCGAAGGGAGACATGACATCGTTCTCGGTCGCCAAGAAAGAGGAGATCGAGAGGGTCGCTCAGTCCGCTAGGTGA
- a CDS encoding 30S ribosomal protein S10 produces MSQRARISLSGTDPAKVDSVCAQIKGISQRTGVDIRGPVPLPTKKLKVPCRKSPDGEGSETWDRWEMRIHKRLIDLDADERALRQLMRIQVPDGVNIEIVLRSA; encoded by the coding sequence ATGTCACAGCGCGCAAGAATCTCTCTCAGCGGAACCGACCCCGCAAAGGTCGACAGTGTCTGCGCCCAGATCAAGGGAATCTCCCAGAGGACTGGCGTCGACATCCGTGGACCCGTACCGCTTCCCACAAAGAAGCTGAAGGTTCCCTGCAGGAAATCACCTGACGGAGAGGGAAGCGAGACTTGGGATCGCTGGGAGATGCGCATTCACAAGAGGCTCATCGATCTGGACGCCGACGAGCGTGCCCTTAGGCAGCTCATGAGGATCCAGGTTCCCGATGGAGTCAACATTGAGATTGTGCTTCGCAGTGCTTGA
- a CDS encoding elongation factor EF-2, translated as MGRREDNAKKAVELMKDQKLIRNLGTAAHIDHGKTTFSDNLIAGAGMMSSETAGEQRLLDYDEQEAARGITINAASAAMVVPYKEPTTGEMKHYLVNLIDTPGHVDFGGDVTRAMRALDGVYILCCAVEGIMPQTETVIRQAMKERVRPMLFINKVDRAIVEQQLTPQMMIEKFSKIITQFNQKIMDVLPAPLNKEWQVSLQDGTVALGSAYNNWAVSLPYLNRPELKKIGMNLTKVFEYCAKEGGQAELAKIIPLADVALEMAINHIPCPVDAQKVRIPTIWKGDLNSELGKQMLNCDPNGEVALMVTKIIMDKQAGEIAIGRLFSGTVKKGMTLYVSGMPAPQRVQTVALMVGADRTPIEECKAGNIVAVTGLKDAIAGSTVSTLKDMEPFEKMAHYSEPVITKAIEAKSMADLPKLVEVLRVIAKADPSLSIEINNETGEHLMSGMGELHLEITEYRIVNEQGVDIISSPPIVVYQESVKGPNPNEFEGKSPNKHNKFYFIVEPLEEGVKEAIRKGDIDTEAKIKDPKELAKILVDCGMDVDQAKGVVAFKNNNVLIDCTKGIQYLHETMELVKQAFEEAMMRGPLANEKVAGLKVKLMDAKLHEDTIHRGPAQIIPAVRDGIYGAMCQAGRILLEPMQKVFISVPPDYMGGAVNLINQRRGTILEMGQDGADSTVTAICPVADMFGFSSDIRGSTQGRAIWSIENAGFEKLVPDLQKKVVTEIRTRKGLNPEPYDDKYYSGL; from the coding sequence ATGGGACGCAGAGAAGACAACGCGAAGAAGGCAGTAGAACTGATGAAGGATCAGAAACTCATCAGGAACCTCGGAACGGCAGCTCATATCGACCACGGAAAGACCACCTTCTCCGACAACCTGATCGCAGGAGCCGGAATGATGTCCTCCGAGACAGCAGGTGAGCAGCGTCTGCTCGATTACGATGAGCAGGAAGCAGCAAGGGGAATCACCATCAACGCAGCATCCGCTGCAATGGTCGTTCCTTACAAGGAGCCCACAACCGGAGAGATGAAGCACTACCTCGTCAACCTCATCGATACCCCCGGACACGTCGACTTCGGTGGAGACGTTACCAGGGCAATGAGGGCACTGGATGGAGTTTACATCCTCTGCTGTGCAGTCGAGGGAATCATGCCCCAGACCGAGACCGTTATCAGGCAGGCCATGAAGGAGCGTGTAAGGCCCATGCTGTTCATCAACAAGGTGGACAGGGCCATCGTCGAGCAGCAGCTGACTCCTCAGATGATGATCGAGAAATTCTCGAAGATCATCACACAGTTCAACCAGAAGATCATGGATGTACTGCCCGCACCCCTCAACAAGGAGTGGCAGGTCAGTCTCCAGGACGGAACCGTCGCACTGGGATCCGCTTACAACAACTGGGCGGTCTCACTCCCCTACCTCAACAGGCCCGAGCTCAAGAAGATCGGAATGAACCTGACAAAGGTATTCGAGTACTGTGCAAAAGAGGGCGGACAGGCGGAACTCGCCAAGATCATCCCTCTCGCAGACGTCGCACTCGAGATGGCGATCAACCACATCCCCTGCCCCGTCGATGCTCAGAAGGTCCGTATCCCCACCATCTGGAAGGGAGACCTCAACTCTGAGCTAGGAAAGCAGATGCTGAACTGCGACCCCAACGGAGAGGTCGCACTGATGGTCACCAAGATCATCATGGACAAGCAGGCTGGAGAGATCGCAATCGGAAGGCTGTTCTCAGGAACAGTCAAGAAGGGAATGACCCTGTACGTTTCCGGTATGCCCGCACCCCAGCGTGTCCAGACCGTCGCACTGATGGTCGGAGCCGACAGAACCCCTATCGAAGAGTGTAAGGCCGGTAACATCGTTGCAGTCACTGGACTGAAGGACGCCATCGCCGGATCCACCGTATCCACCCTGAAGGACATGGAGCCCTTCGAGAAGATGGCCCACTACTCCGAGCCTGTCATCACCAAGGCCATCGAGGCCAAGAGCATGGCGGACCTGCCCAAGCTGGTCGAGGTTCTGAGGGTCATCGCAAAGGCGGACCCCTCGCTGAGCATTGAAATCAACAACGAGACCGGAGAGCACCTTATGTCCGGAATGGGAGAACTGCACCTTGAGATCACCGAGTACAGGATCGTCAACGAACAGGGTGTCGACATCATCTCGTCACCTCCGATCGTCGTTTACCAGGAATCCGTCAAGGGACCCAACCCCAACGAGTTCGAGGGTAAGTCACCCAACAAGCACAACAAGTTCTACTTCATCGTGGAGCCCCTCGAGGAGGGAGTCAAAGAGGCCATCCGCAAGGGAGACATCGACACAGAAGCAAAGATCAAGGACCCCAAGGAATTGGCCAAGATCCTTGTCGACTGCGGAATGGATGTCGACCAGGCTAAGGGAGTTGTTGCCTTCAAGAACAACAACGTCCTTATCGACTGCACCAAGGGTATCCAGTACCTCCACGAGACAATGGAGCTCGTGAAGCAGGCCTTTGAAGAGGCCATGATGAGAGGACCTCTCGCAAACGAGAAAGTCGCCGGTTTGAAGGTCAAACTCATGGATGCAAAACTCCACGAGGATACGATCCACAGAGGGCCCGCACAGATCATCCCCGCAGTCAGGGACGGTATCTACGGAGCAATGTGCCAGGCAGGAAGGATCCTGCTCGAGCCTATGCAGAAGGTCTTCATCAGTGTTCCCCCAGACTATATGGGAGGAGCAGTCAACCTGATCAACCAGCGCCGCGGTACCATCCTCGAGATGGGACAGGACGGAGCAGACTCGACCGTGACAGCAATCTGTCCTGTCGCCGACATGTTCGGATTCTCATCCGATATCCGTGGAAGCACACAGGGACGTGCGATCTGGTCGATCGAGAACGCTGGATTCGAAAAGCTTGTGCCCGACCTACAGAAGAAAGTTGTCACAGAGATCAGGACCCGTAAGGGACTCAACCCCGAACCCTACGACGACAAGTACTACTCAGGGCTCTAA
- a CDS encoding translation initiation factor IF-2 subunit beta — protein sequence MAGEDDYLALLDRAKIACPETIENHERFELPEMDVLQEGKITVLRNFIDITDKLRRDPQHLLQFMLKELGTPGNIEGRRAVFKAKISPQQINDKIQMYTETYVICSECGLPDTKMTKDGRTLMLECEACGARRPITVRKSVKADTANTIREGDIVEITISDVGKKGDGVGKIFDYLVVVPGTVKGATVHAKITKISAKTAFAVPTTEPCTR from the coding sequence ATGGCCGGTGAAGATGATTATTTGGCATTACTCGACAGGGCGAAGATCGCCTGTCCCGAGACGATAGAGAACCACGAGAGGTTTGAGCTCCCCGAAATGGATGTGCTCCAGGAAGGAAAGATCACTGTCCTCAGGAACTTTATCGATATCACCGACAAGCTCAGAAGAGACCCCCAGCACCTCCTCCAGTTCATGCTGAAGGAGCTCGGAACCCCCGGAAACATCGAGGGCCGCAGAGCAGTATTCAAAGCGAAGATCAGCCCTCAGCAGATCAACGACAAAATACAGATGTACACAGAGACCTATGTCATATGTTCCGAATGCGGTCTGCCTGACACCAAGATGACCAAGGACGGAAGGACACTCATGCTGGAGTGCGAAGCATGCGGAGCACGCAGGCCGATCACCGTGAGGAAATCCGTAAAGGCCGACACCGCCAACACCATCAGGGAGGGTGACATCGTCGAGATCACCATCTCAGATGTGGGAAAGAAGGGTGACGGAGTCGGTAAGATCTTCGATTACCTGGTCGTCGTCCCCGGAACCGTCAAGGGAGCGACCGTTCACGCAAAGATCACAAAGATCTCTGCCAAGACGGCATTCGCAGTCCCCACTACGGAACCCTGCACCCGCTGA